The Methanolobus sp. WCC4 genome includes the window ACATATGATACATAGAAATATGCCAGCCGCTCAATAAAACTGTCTACAGGAGCAAGGAACAATGCATTTTTGCTTGCCAGCTCTTTCCTGAGGGTTGAAAGTGCCTCCCGGGTTTGATCATTCATTGACAAGTACCTTTTAATTTTGTTTAGTAAATATTATTAGGTTTATTTTCTTATTAATGTTTGGGAAGAAAATGTGCTTGCAGCAGGGAGATCAGTTCATTTCATGGGTATCAGGCTAACCTGAGGATAACCGGATAAAAAATCCATCTGAACTGCAAAAACACCAGTCTGCGGCACGATACCGTACATCACCAGTGTTTTATCCACGTTCTCGAACTTCCAGTGGGTTGTGGCCATGTGCGCCACAGATTCCGTAATCCTCTGCCCATACTTTGTTACCGCAAGGACAACGTTATCAGTGGTCTTCGTAATAGATGCCATCTGACCTATAATGGAACCGACACTTTCCCAGCCATAATCATACTCCATACTGTCAAGGCCGATATAATCAAGAAGTGGAGAACCATACTGGCGCATCATCTCATTTTTGGACTTGTGGAACACATCCATATCCTTATAGACATTGCCTGAGAATGGTTCGATATACGGAGGGATCATGCCTTTAGCATCACGGATCTCAAAGCCGGTGAACCGGCCATGGAAATTATCATCACCTGTGAAAGGGGAGATCAGGCGTTTCTCGGTCTCGACACTCGTACCTTCAGTAGGCAGGCTGAGAAGACCACGGCCTAGATTCAGGTGATTTATGAATGTAGGTAAAAGTAAACTGTAAAATGAGTCACCGACACCACTTGTTATCTCGAACAGATTGAAGCTGCCCTTCTGATAACCACCACCAAGTATCTCATCGAAGTCATGGATACCTGTTGACACCTTACTTTCGATAGGATCTGGCAAAGGTTGTGGTACCTGTGTTTGTTCAGGGTATGCCACCTTGAAAGGTTCAAAGCTCCTGAACGTCCCCCCGTCAAGCGTGAATGGGTATCTTGACTGGGACAATTCCACACCGCGCATCTTCAGCAGGTTGATCTTCCTGATGTCACGGCCCGATATATCAGCGATCTCAAGAGAAACAACACCATCTACAAGATAATCAAGGGAAGTGACACCTGTCTGCTCGGTTATCATAATAAGATCCGCGTTCACCTTCCTAGAGAAATCGAAAAGGAGGCGTTCAAGTTCGAACTTATTGTCCTCCCAGTCAGCAGAACGTGTTGTGGCGATGCTGAGTGAATCAATAGAATCCACTACAATAGTGGGTTTTGAATCGCTTACCTCCCATATCTCCCTGACACGGGTTGCAAGCATCCGGAGAAAATCCTCGTTGTTATTGAAATCTCCCTCTATCCAGGGATATTTTCCATACTCAGAGGATTTGTCGATACGCGGCGAGATGTAGACACAATTGCCTTCGGAACACAGCTCATCAAGTATTCCGAACACAAAGGTCGTTTTTCCAGTTCCAGGCTTACCTTTTACAAGAAGCGACTTGCCGAACTGTGAAGAGAAGAAACCTTTGACCTCACCGGGTATCATCCATATTCCTCGAATCTGTTATCTATTTGTTGATCTGTTCCTCAAGTAAGGTGCGACCGGCTTCAAGTGAATCATCGATCTTGCTTGCATCAGTACCGCCGCCACGGGCCATGGCAGGCTTACCGCCACCGCCACCGCCAACCACTTCGGACATCTTCCTTACAAGCTGTCCGGCATTGGCACCGGCCTTAAGTGCTTCCTCACCTGCAGCACCGACTATCTTGACACCTGCGGAATCACTTGCCAGAAGGACCACCATATCCTCATTTGTGGTCAACTCTCCGGCGATCTTCACAAGCTCGTCGATATCGGCATTTGGTATTGTTGTGGCCACAAGGCGTATGTCGCCGATACTGACAGCCTCATTTGCCATCTGGATAACGTGGACATGTGCAAGGTCTTCCTTAAGCCTCTGGTTCTCTTTCTTGAACTCCTTCCATTCATTGAAGAAACGGTCGATGGTGGAAGGCAGATGTTCAGGTCTCACACGCAGTGCATCGGCGGCCTGACTTAGATAGGATTCCATTTCCTGCATTGCCTTTACAGCTGCAAGACCTGCTGCATATTCGATACGCTCGACACCATCCTGAATGCGCTCGGTCTTGAGCATCTTTATCGGACCTACAAGTCCGGTGCTCACACAGTGTGTACCTCCACAGGCTTCGATATCATCGGCAACCTTCAGTACACGTATGGTCTTTCCTGGAGGGACACCTCCCTGATACAGACCGAATCCGTATTTCTTCTCGGCCTCGACCCTGTCCAGCCATTCAGCAGTCACACGCTGATTCTCCATGACAGTACGATTAGCGATAAGCTCAATCCGGTTCAGCTCTTCCTGTGAGATACGTTTGTAATGAGAGATATCAAGACGTGCCTTATCCGTGAACTTCTGGGCACCGGCCTGCCATACATGCTCACCGAGCACCTTACGTGCCGCGTCATTGACTATGTGGGTGGCTGTGTGGTGGCATGCGTGGGACATACGGCGTTCCTCGTCCACATGACCCAGGACCATATCGCCTTTCCTGATATGGAGCTCATCCTCCACGTCTTCTAATATATGTACAACAACGCCACTGACGTTCTGGACATCTATTATGTTATGGACAACGTCCTCCACAGTGATAGTACCGTGGTCAGCAGGCTGTCCACCGCCCTCCGGATAGAAGAGTGTGCTGTCAAGAACAAGATGATTATCAAAGATATCAAGGACCACTGCCTCGAAGTTCATCCTTGTAGGTTCATCATAGAACAGTTTCTTCGTTTCAGGAAGCCGGGATACCCTTTCTGAATAGGAGAACTCCTTGACCACCTTGGCTTCTGCCTTGCTATGCCCATCGGCAACAAGGGAATAGAAATTATCAGGAAGATCAACTTCCACATCAACCTCAGAAGCTGCCTGTTTTGATATCTCAGGAGGGATACCGTGACTGTCATACATCTCAACAAGAGTGTCAAGAGGGATCTTCTCTCCTGCTTCCTTGTAGTGCTTTGCAGATTTCTTGATCATACGCTTACCACGTTCAAGGGTATCTGCGAACTTGCGTTCCTCATGATAGAGGATATCAGCAATGACATCGAGCTTCTCCTCGAATTCAGGATACTCCGGAAGGTTCTGTACATGCATCTTCACGATCTCTGACAGAGGGATGGTGATATCCATATCGTTCATCATC containing:
- the gvpD gene encoding gas vesicle protein GvpD P-loop domain-containing protein; amino-acid sequence: MIPGEVKGFFSSQFGKSLLVKGKPGTGKTTFVFGILDELCSEGNCVYISPRIDKSSEYGKYPWIEGDFNNNEDFLRMLATRVREIWEVSDSKPTIVVDSIDSLSIATTRSADWEDNKFELERLLFDFSRKVNADLIMITEQTGVTSLDYLVDGVVSLEIADISGRDIRKINLLKMRGVELSQSRYPFTLDGGTFRSFEPFKVAYPEQTQVPQPLPDPIESKVSTGIHDFDEILGGGYQKGSFNLFEITSGVGDSFYSLLLPTFINHLNLGRGLLSLPTEGTSVETEKRLISPFTGDDNFHGRFTGFEIRDAKGMIPPYIEPFSGNVYKDMDVFHKSKNEMMRQYGSPLLDYIGLDSMEYDYGWESVGSIIGQMASITKTTDNVVLAVTKYGQRITESVAHMATTHWKFENVDKTLVMYGIVPQTGVFAVQMDFLSGYPQVSLIPMK
- the alaS gene encoding alanine--tRNA ligase; this translates as MLEDEYQLDFFSENGFVRKQCSKCGSHFWTRDLERATCGDAPCDPYSFIGNPVFKKKFDLAEMREYYLNFFEERSHTRLERYPVVARWRDDIYLTIASIADFQPFVTSGEVPPPANPLTISQPCIRLSDLDAVGRSGRHLTTFEMMAHHAFNYEGDEIYWKDRTMELCDEFLNSLGADPLAVTYKEEPWAGGGNAGPCVEVLIGGLEVGTLVFMNMQQSDDGDIVIKGENYRKMDNYIVDTGYGLERLVWASKGSPTIYDAVFPNIVNDLMDLAGVEHELDNSEYANILSQNARLAGLMDVSEKANLFELRKQVASSIGTTVEKLSAIMEPVESIYAITDHTRCLTFMLADGIIPSNVKAGYLARLVLRRTLRMMNDMDITIPLSEIVKMHVQNLPEYPEFEEKLDVIADILYHEERKFADTLERGKRMIKKSAKHYKEAGEKIPLDTLVEMYDSHGIPPEISKQAASEVDVEVDLPDNFYSLVADGHSKAEAKVVKEFSYSERVSRLPETKKLFYDEPTRMNFEAVVLDIFDNHLVLDSTLFYPEGGGQPADHGTITVEDVVHNIIDVQNVSGVVVHILEDVEDELHIRKGDMVLGHVDEERRMSHACHHTATHIVNDAARKVLGEHVWQAGAQKFTDKARLDISHYKRISQEELNRIELIANRTVMENQRVTAEWLDRVEAEKKYGFGLYQGGVPPGKTIRVLKVADDIEACGGTHCVSTGLVGPIKMLKTERIQDGVERIEYAAGLAAVKAMQEMESYLSQAADALRVRPEHLPSTIDRFFNEWKEFKKENQRLKEDLAHVHVIQMANEAVSIGDIRLVATTIPNADIDELVKIAGELTTNEDMVVLLASDSAGVKIVGAAGEEALKAGANAGQLVRKMSEVVGGGGGGKPAMARGGGTDASKIDDSLEAGRTLLEEQINK